The following are encoded together in the Xanthomonas vesicatoria ATCC 35937 genome:
- the aroC gene encoding chorismate synthase: MGSNSFGRLLTVTTFGESHGPAIGCVVDGCPPGLELAPEEFTLDLQRRASGKSRHTSARREADAIEILSGVYEGRTTGTPIGLLIRNTDQRSKDYSNIAQQFRPGHADYSYWQKYGIRDPRGGGRSSARETTMRVAAGVIAKKWLKQRYGVLVRGYLSQLGEIRPTGFDWDAVEDNPFFWPHAAQVPELETYMDALRKSGDSVGARVDVVAGGVPAGWGEPIYGKLDAELAAALMSINAVKGVEIGDGFASAAQKGTEHRDLITPEGFLSNHAGGILGGISTGQAVTASMVLKPTSSLRLPGATVDADGTVVDVITTGRHDPCVGIRATPIAEAMMALVLMDQALRHRAQCGDVGEVSPRIPGQIDV, translated from the coding sequence ATGGGCAGTAACAGTTTCGGCCGCCTGTTGACGGTCACCACCTTCGGCGAGTCGCATGGGCCGGCGATCGGCTGCGTGGTCGATGGTTGCCCTCCGGGCCTGGAACTGGCGCCGGAAGAGTTCACGCTGGACCTGCAACGCCGCGCCAGCGGCAAGAGCCGGCATACCTCCGCGCGCCGCGAAGCCGACGCCATCGAGATCCTGTCCGGCGTCTATGAAGGCCGCACCACCGGCACGCCGATCGGGCTGCTGATCCGCAACACCGATCAGCGCAGCAAGGACTACAGCAACATCGCCCAGCAGTTCCGCCCCGGCCATGCGGACTACAGCTATTGGCAGAAGTACGGCATCCGCGACCCACGCGGCGGCGGGCGCTCGTCCGCGCGCGAGACCACCATGCGCGTGGCCGCCGGTGTGATCGCCAAGAAGTGGCTCAAGCAGCGTTATGGCGTGCTGGTACGCGGTTACCTCTCGCAGCTGGGCGAGATCCGCCCGACCGGTTTCGACTGGGATGCGGTGGAAGACAACCCGTTTTTTTGGCCGCACGCCGCGCAGGTGCCGGAGCTGGAAACCTACATGGATGCGTTGCGCAAGTCCGGCGATTCGGTCGGTGCGCGCGTGGACGTGGTGGCTGGCGGTGTGCCCGCAGGCTGGGGCGAGCCGATCTACGGCAAGCTCGATGCCGAACTGGCCGCCGCGTTGATGAGCATCAATGCGGTCAAGGGCGTAGAGATCGGCGACGGTTTCGCCAGTGCCGCGCAAAAGGGCACCGAGCACCGCGACCTGATCACCCCGGAAGGCTTTCTCAGCAATCATGCCGGTGGCATTTTGGGCGGCATTTCCACCGGTCAGGCGGTGACCGCCTCGATGGTACTCAAGCCCACCTCCAGCCTGCGCCTGCCCGGCGCGACGGTGGATGCGGACGGCACGGTGGTGGATGTGATTACCACCGGTCGGCACGACCCATGCGTGGGTATCCGCGCCACCCCCATCGCCGAAGCGATGATGGCCTTGGTGCTGATGGATCAGGCGCTGCGTCATCGCGCGCAATGCGGCGATGTCGGCGAGGTCTCGCCGCGCATTCCCGGTCAGATCGATGTCTGA
- the truA gene encoding tRNA pseudouridine(38-40) synthase TruA has translation MRYALGVEYDGSEFQGWQQLGEHGGPSVQASVQAALSSVADAPIQVVCAGRTDAGVHGECQVVHFDSDALRQPRGWMLGTTARLPPSIAVRWCVPVADDFHARFSARARRYRYRLLNRQIRPALYRQTLSWERRPLDAEAMHAAAQALLGENDFSAFRSVQCQALHARRNLQAITVQRIGEVVEVRVQANAFLHHMVRNIVGSLILIGTGEQPTDWIATLLAGRDRTVAGPTAPPQGLVFIGPLYPAEWHLPAEVTQ, from the coding sequence ATGCGTTATGCGCTGGGCGTGGAATACGACGGCAGCGAGTTCCAGGGCTGGCAGCAGTTGGGCGAGCACGGCGGGCCGAGCGTGCAGGCCAGTGTGCAGGCGGCGCTGTCGTCGGTTGCCGACGCGCCGATCCAGGTGGTCTGCGCGGGTCGTACCGATGCCGGCGTGCATGGTGAATGCCAGGTGGTGCACTTCGATAGCGATGCGCTGCGGCAACCGCGCGGCTGGATGCTGGGCACCACCGCGCGGTTGCCGCCGTCGATCGCGGTGCGCTGGTGCGTGCCGGTCGCCGATGACTTCCATGCGCGTTTCTCCGCGCGCGCGCGGCGCTATCGCTACCGTCTGCTGAACCGGCAGATCCGCCCGGCGCTGTATCGACAGACGCTGAGTTGGGAACGCCGGCCGCTCGATGCCGAGGCCATGCACGCCGCCGCGCAGGCGCTGTTGGGCGAAAACGACTTCAGTGCGTTTCGCAGTGTGCAGTGCCAGGCCCTGCATGCGCGGCGCAACCTGCAGGCCATTACGGTTCAGCGCATCGGCGAAGTGGTGGAGGTGCGGGTACAGGCCAATGCATTCCTTCATCACATGGTGCGGAATATTGTTGGCTCGCTGATTTTGATCGGAACCGGCGAGCAACCGACCGACTGGATCGCGACGTTGCTCGCCGGGCGCGACCGCACGGTTGCCGGGCCGACAGCGCCGCCACAAGGCCTGGTGTTTATCGGGCCTCTGTATCCTGCAGAGTGGCATCTGCCTGCCGAGGTGACCCAATGA
- a CDS encoding VOC family protein — translation MSPAMDNVAMRERRIDYVEFASIDPDASRAFFETVFGWQFQAYGPDYLAFNDGRLDGGFYRTTVPAPAEGGPLVVLYADDLVPMLERVRAAGGEIVKPVFGFPGGSRFHFREPGGSTLAVWSERDAA, via the coding sequence GTGAGTCCGGCCATGGATAACGTGGCGATGCGCGAGCGCCGGATCGATTACGTGGAGTTCGCCTCCATCGATCCCGACGCCAGCCGGGCCTTCTTCGAAACCGTGTTCGGCTGGCAGTTCCAGGCGTATGGCCCGGATTACCTAGCCTTCAACGACGGCCGTCTGGACGGGGGATTTTATCGCACCACGGTGCCCGCCCCGGCAGAAGGTGGCCCGTTGGTCGTGCTGTATGCCGACGATCTGGTGCCGATGCTCGAACGCGTGCGCGCGGCAGGCGGCGAGATCGTCAAGCCGGTCTTCGGCTTTCCTGGCGGCAGCCGGTTTCATTTCCGTGAGCCTGGTGGCAGCACGCTGGCGGTGTGGTCCGAGCGCGACGCGGCTTAA
- a CDS encoding phosphoribosylanthranilate isomerase, with protein MNRSLYRTRIKFCGMTRAGDIRLAGELGVDAVGFIFAHGSPRRVAPAEARAMRQATAPMVDVVALFRNNSKEEVREVVRTVRPTLLQFHGEEDDAFCRSFNLPYLKAVPMGSAGVNGEDANARTLQLAYPNTAGFLFDSHAPGAGGGTGKTFDWSRLPTGLHRPFLLAGGITADNVFDAIVATLPWGVDVSSGVELAPGIKDGHKMRKFVEEVRRADCHEMS; from the coding sequence ATGAATCGATCGCTGTACCGCACCCGTATCAAGTTCTGTGGCATGACCCGCGCCGGAGACATCCGACTGGCCGGGGAGCTGGGTGTGGACGCGGTAGGTTTCATCTTCGCGCACGGCAGCCCGCGCCGCGTGGCGCCAGCCGAAGCGCGCGCGATGCGCCAAGCGACCGCGCCGATGGTCGATGTGGTCGCTCTGTTCCGCAATAACTCCAAGGAGGAAGTGCGCGAGGTGGTGCGTACCGTGCGCCCGACGCTGCTGCAATTCCACGGCGAGGAAGATGACGCGTTCTGCCGCAGCTTCAATCTGCCCTACCTCAAGGCGGTGCCGATGGGCAGCGCCGGGGTCAACGGCGAAGACGCCAATGCCCGCACCTTGCAGTTGGCCTATCCCAACACGGCCGGCTTCCTGTTCGACAGCCATGCGCCTGGCGCCGGCGGCGGCACCGGCAAGACCTTCGATTGGTCGCGCCTGCCCACTGGTTTGCATCGCCCGTTTCTGCTTGCCGGCGGCATCACGGCCGACAATGTGTTCGACGCGATCGTTGCCACGCTGCCGTGGGGGGTGGATGTCTCCAGTGGCGTAGAGCTGGCACCCGGCATCAAGGACGGCCACAAGATGCGCAAGTTCGTGGAAGAAGTGCGGCGTGCCGATTGCCACGAGATGTCGTAG
- a CDS encoding 2-hydroxyacid dehydrogenase, which yields MSEATRPKVWVSQPLFDDVVAQLGEYFELTTTERVTAYSSQQLVAHLAGVDGALITLNERVGAVEIASAPQLRAIANVGVGYNNLDIDALSAAGILASNTPDALTETTADLGFALLMATARRITEAERWLRDGQWGQWSFKTLLGADIHGSTLGVLGMGRIGQGIARRGAHGFGMRVLYHNRSRLPAQTEQDLNAQYVDLDSLLAQSDHLVLVLPYTKQSHHIIDAAALGKMRPTATLVNIARGGIVDELALADALANGRLAGAGLDVYEGEPAVRPELLALHNVVLTPHIGSASLATRRAMVQLAVDNLIAALGHGPNAGHPPSALNADAIAAAKRGGMVVDASKTDATKR from the coding sequence ATGTCTGAAGCAACGCGCCCCAAGGTGTGGGTCAGCCAGCCGTTGTTCGACGATGTCGTCGCGCAACTGGGTGAGTATTTCGAGTTGACCACCACCGAGCGCGTCACCGCGTATTCGTCGCAGCAGCTGGTCGCGCACCTGGCCGGCGTCGATGGCGCACTGATCACGCTCAACGAGCGCGTGGGCGCGGTAGAAATCGCCTCGGCCCCGCAGCTGCGCGCCATCGCCAACGTTGGCGTGGGCTACAACAATCTCGATATCGATGCGCTGAGCGCGGCCGGCATCCTTGCCAGCAATACGCCCGACGCGTTGACCGAAACCACCGCCGACCTGGGCTTTGCGTTGCTGATGGCCACCGCGCGCCGCATCACCGAGGCCGAGCGCTGGTTGCGCGACGGGCAATGGGGCCAATGGTCGTTCAAGACCCTGCTCGGCGCCGATATCCATGGCAGCACGCTCGGCGTCCTGGGCATGGGCCGGATCGGGCAGGGCATCGCACGCCGCGGCGCGCACGGCTTCGGCATGCGCGTGCTGTATCACAACCGCAGCCGGTTGCCTGCCCAGACCGAGCAGGACCTCAACGCGCAGTACGTCGATCTGGACAGCTTGCTGGCGCAGTCCGATCACCTGGTGCTGGTGCTGCCCTACACCAAGCAGTCGCACCACATCATCGACGCTGCCGCGTTGGGCAAGATGCGGCCCACTGCCACGCTGGTGAACATTGCGCGCGGCGGCATCGTCGATGAGCTTGCGCTGGCCGACGCGCTGGCCAATGGGCGCCTGGCCGGTGCCGGCCTGGATGTCTACGAAGGCGAGCCTGCGGTGCGCCCCGAGCTGCTGGCATTGCACAACGTGGTGTTGACCCCGCATATCGGCAGCGCCAGTTTGGCCACACGTCGCGCGATGGTGCAGCTGGCGGTGGACAACCTGATTGCCGCGCTCGGCCACGGTCCCAACGCCGGGCATCCGCCAAGCGCGCTCAATGCTGATGCGATCGCCGCCGCCAAACGCGGCGGCATGGTCGTGGACGCCAGCAAAACCGACGCGACCAAACGATAG
- a CDS encoding aspartate-semialdehyde dehydrogenase — protein sequence MSNENRRFNVAVVGATGAVGETMLSILAERNFPVANLYALASARSAGGQVEFNGGKVDVLDLADFDPTGVDIALFSAGGSVSKEYGPKFAAAGAVVIDNSSAFRYDDDVPLVVSEVNPEVLQQRPRGIVANPNCSTMQMLVALGPIHRKYGIERINVATYQSVSGGGRSAMEELGKQTSELLSFQEIDPQRFPVQIAFNLIPHIDDFQDNGYTKEEMKLVWETRKILGDDTIQVNPTAVRVPVFYGHSEAVAIETRDKITVEAARALLEASPGVEVVDERKPGGYPTPVTHASGKDAVFVGRIREDFSHPRGLNLWIVSDNIRKGAALNAVQLAELVAREG from the coding sequence ATGAGCAACGAAAACCGTCGTTTCAATGTCGCGGTCGTGGGCGCCACCGGCGCTGTCGGCGAGACCATGCTGAGCATCCTGGCCGAGCGCAATTTCCCGGTCGCCAACCTGTATGCGCTGGCCTCGGCGCGTTCGGCCGGTGGGCAAGTGGAATTCAATGGCGGCAAGGTCGACGTGCTGGATCTGGCCGACTTCGACCCGACCGGCGTGGACATCGCGCTGTTCTCCGCAGGCGGCAGCGTGTCCAAGGAATACGGCCCCAAGTTCGCCGCCGCCGGCGCGGTGGTGATCGATAATTCTTCCGCGTTCCGGTACGACGACGATGTGCCGCTGGTGGTGTCGGAGGTCAATCCCGAGGTGCTCCAGCAGCGTCCGCGCGGCATCGTCGCCAACCCCAATTGCTCGACCATGCAGATGCTGGTGGCGCTGGGCCCGATTCACCGCAAATACGGGATCGAGCGCATCAATGTGGCGACCTACCAGTCGGTGTCCGGCGGCGGGCGTTCGGCGATGGAAGAACTGGGCAAGCAGACCAGCGAGTTGCTGAGCTTCCAGGAGATCGACCCGCAGCGCTTCCCGGTGCAGATCGCCTTCAACCTGATCCCGCACATCGATGACTTCCAGGACAACGGCTACACCAAGGAAGAGATGAAGCTGGTCTGGGAAACCCGCAAGATCCTCGGCGACGACACCATCCAGGTGAATCCCACCGCGGTGCGCGTGCCGGTGTTCTACGGGCACTCCGAAGCGGTGGCCATCGAGACCCGCGACAAGATCACCGTCGAAGCCGCGCGCGCGCTGCTCGAAGCGTCGCCGGGCGTGGAAGTGGTGGACGAGCGCAAGCCGGGCGGCTACCCGACGCCGGTGACGCATGCCTCCGGCAAGGATGCGGTGTTCGTCGGCCGCATCCGCGAAGACTTCTCGCACCCGCGGGGTCTGAATCTGTGGATCGTTTCCGACAACATCCGCAAGGGCGCCGCGCTTAACGCCGTGCAGCTGGCCGAGCTGGTCGCGCGGGAAGGCTGA
- a CDS encoding FimV/HubP family polar landmark protein, protein MRPIQGIGALLLMACSGAAMALGLGDIRVLSKPGQPLVAEIPVISNEPGELDNARVALASATTFARVGLERPQGLVSSLQFQFAQDARGRAVIRVTSNQPVDQPAINFLIEVEWSQGRLVREYAALVDAPNTAAAIAEPAIDAPRAGASNTIAREPAAAPAVERADRNAGAAAAAAPPRAAATASAATQTGDALPAVRSGQTLSEIAAGLARSSGHSLDQTMLALLRTNPDAFVNGNINRLKQGAVLRTPQEDALAQVNAAEAAVMVREQAAQWRQARSAIPQPADAGAAAATPAPASVASAAAATGARLEIAPAVASQTNTAGATSGTSAEGEGEMAANQQLQQAKEDIATRDAELQDLRSRVADLEKLKQQQQALIAMKDTDLAAAQKRLADAPQAAPQGGGFPLWLIGALVLIVAAVVAWLAARRRKPSPLPPLPRRQFDFAPPIAAVDTAEQQDDPQATEPSEHDVLHETEFEQANLREDERAHDAQTPLSDVLRREPLLSEPVVAPPVINSDEWRALRAAPPTVTAPEVHSPQAEPAQESELPPQVESQHHEPGEHPAAASSASVQDGVDVDHALQHPEDVEQAAVVPVEPPTGASTREFASAGRDRLELAVAYMDLGDKDTARGLLLEVAATGDEATRAEAAQLLEQLA, encoded by the coding sequence ATGCGTCCGATACAAGGAATAGGTGCGTTGCTGCTGATGGCTTGCAGCGGCGCCGCCATGGCGTTGGGCTTGGGCGATATCCGGGTGCTGTCCAAACCCGGGCAGCCGTTGGTGGCCGAAATTCCGGTGATTTCCAACGAGCCGGGCGAGCTCGACAACGCGCGCGTGGCGCTGGCATCGGCGACCACTTTTGCGCGCGTCGGTCTGGAGCGGCCGCAAGGTCTGGTCAGCAGCCTGCAGTTCCAGTTTGCGCAGGACGCACGCGGGCGGGCGGTGATCCGCGTGACCAGCAATCAACCGGTGGATCAGCCGGCGATCAATTTTCTGATCGAAGTGGAGTGGAGCCAGGGCCGTCTGGTGCGCGAATATGCCGCACTGGTCGATGCGCCCAACACCGCGGCCGCGATCGCGGAGCCGGCCATCGACGCGCCGCGTGCCGGCGCCAGCAACACGATTGCACGTGAGCCGGCGGCCGCTCCGGCGGTGGAACGTGCAGACCGGAATGCTGGCGCTGCGGCAGCGGCTGCGCCGCCGCGTGCCGCGGCAACCGCGTCCGCTGCCACGCAGACCGGCGATGCATTGCCGGCCGTGCGCTCGGGCCAGACCTTGTCGGAAATTGCAGCGGGCCTGGCACGTTCCAGCGGGCATTCGCTGGATCAGACCATGCTGGCGCTGCTGCGGACCAATCCGGATGCCTTCGTCAACGGCAACATCAATCGCCTCAAGCAGGGTGCCGTCTTGCGCACGCCGCAGGAAGACGCGCTGGCGCAGGTCAATGCGGCCGAAGCAGCGGTGATGGTGCGCGAGCAGGCCGCCCAGTGGCGCCAGGCGCGCTCGGCCATTCCGCAACCGGCCGATGCCGGTGCGGCTGCAGCAACGCCTGCCCCCGCATCGGTAGCATCCGCCGCGGCCGCTACCGGCGCGCGGCTCGAAATCGCCCCGGCAGTGGCGAGTCAGACCAACACCGCCGGCGCCACGTCCGGCACCAGTGCCGAAGGCGAGGGCGAGATGGCGGCCAACCAACAGTTGCAACAGGCCAAGGAAGACATCGCCACCCGCGATGCGGAATTGCAGGACCTACGCTCGCGCGTGGCCGACCTGGAAAAGCTCAAGCAGCAACAGCAAGCCTTGATCGCCATGAAGGACACCGACCTGGCCGCCGCGCAGAAGCGCCTGGCTGACGCGCCGCAGGCCGCTCCACAAGGTGGCGGCTTCCCGCTGTGGTTGATCGGAGCGCTGGTGCTGATCGTGGCGGCCGTGGTCGCATGGCTGGCGGCGCGTCGTCGCAAGCCCTCGCCGCTGCCGCCGTTGCCGCGCCGTCAGTTCGACTTCGCGCCGCCGATCGCGGCGGTGGATACCGCCGAGCAGCAAGACGACCCGCAGGCCACCGAGCCCAGCGAGCACGACGTGCTACACGAAACCGAATTCGAACAAGCCAATTTGCGCGAAGACGAGCGCGCCCATGACGCGCAGACGCCGCTATCGGACGTGTTGCGGCGCGAGCCGCTGCTGTCCGAACCGGTCGTGGCGCCGCCGGTGATCAACAGCGACGAGTGGCGCGCGCTACGCGCGGCCCCGCCGACGGTGACAGCGCCCGAAGTGCACTCCCCGCAGGCCGAGCCCGCGCAGGAATCCGAGTTGCCGCCGCAGGTCGAGTCGCAGCACCACGAGCCTGGCGAGCACCCGGCGGCCGCATCGAGCGCCTCAGTCCAGGACGGCGTCGACGTCGATCACGCGCTGCAGCATCCCGAAGATGTCGAGCAGGCTGCGGTCGTCCCGGTGGAGCCGCCCACCGGGGCGAGCACTAGGGAATTCGCCTCGGCAGGGCGCGACCGCCTGGAATTGGCGGTGGCCTACATGGACCTGGGCGACAAGGACACCGCACGCGGTCTGTTGCTGGAAGTCGCCGCCACCGGTGACGAAGCCACCCGCGCCGAAGCGGCGCAATTGCTGGAGCAGCTGGCGTGA